Proteins encoded within one genomic window of Psilocybe cubensis strain MGC-MH-2018 chromosome 2, whole genome shotgun sequence:
- a CDS encoding putative FAD-linked oxidoreductase YvdP, translated as MFTIQFYTSAPGGVPPFPSQGFNLLDDMVDSIVKNNPKGWDYGAYTNYIDDKLQNWQNLYYASHYPKLRSLKDKYDPHDTFEFPLSIQE; from the exons ATGTTTACGATTCAATTTTACACGTCTGCACCCGGAGGTGTACCCCCATTCCCGAGTCAAGGGTTTAATCTGCTGGACG ATATGGTGGACTCCATCGTCAAGAACAATCCCAAAGGGTGGGACTATGGCGCCTATACAAATTACATTGATGATAAACTTCAAAACT GGCAAAACCTGTATTACGCCTCTCATTATCCCAAGCTTAGGAGTTTAAAAGATAAATACGATCCTCATGACACTTTCGAATTCCCGCTTTCCATTCAGGAGTAG
- a CDS encoding Xylooligosaccharide oxidase, with protein sequence MRPAILRSTSSSLTILWGTAICCILSSIQPAHGDLISDLTSKSNFTVLTPSSPGYANASTAFNLRFTFKPAAVAYPTTPQQISTILSLTTKYNHQAVARSGGHSYIANGLGGKDGVVVVDMSNFKTVTVDSQTKVASIGVGNRLGDVALALNAHGRALPHGTCPYVGVGGHSGHGGYGFTSRKWGLTLDTIQAIDVVLADGTILNGVSNSKHSDLFWALRGSSSSFGIVTTIHTNTFAAPPSTTSFEYQWDFSVSEAVAATAAFQAYVVSPNLPQEMGSEIVLGAGSSKGRISFGLTGGWYAPADQYDAALQPYLKNLPKPQSATVINGSYIDSVQFFGGIGRLNTTGIPDGHDTFYAKSLMTPESAPMSNKSLTAFYTYLANEGFTANTASLQN encoded by the exons ATGAGGCCAGCTATTCTTCgttcaacatcctcttctcTGACTATCCTCTGGGGAACAGCAATCTGCTGTATACTCAGCAGTATCCAGCCAGCTCATGGAGATCTTATATCCGACCTCACTTCGAAAAGCAATTTTACAGTGCTCACGCCTTCCAGTCCGGGTTATGCAAATGCTAGCACGGCAT TCAACCTGAGATTTACATTTAAGCCTGCTGCCGTTGCCTATCCCACCACACCTCAGCAAATATCAACCATCTTGTCGTTGACTACCAAGTATAATCACCAGGCCGTCGCTCGATCCGGAGGTCACAGTTATATTGCCAATGGTCTTGGTGGTAAAGACggagtcgtcgtcgtcgacatGAGCAATTTCAAAACTGTAACTGTCGACTCCCAGACCAAGGTGGCGAGCATTGGCGTAGGAAATCGATTAGGGGACGTCGCTTTGGCCCTTAACGCGCATGGAAGAGCGTTGCCGCATGGGACTTGCCCATATGTAGGTGTTGGCGGGCATTCTG GCCACGGTGGATATGGGTTTACCTCACGAAAATGGGGGCTCACTTTGGATACTATCCAAGCCATTGATGTTGTACTCGCCGACGGGACAATTCTCAACGGTGTCTCTAACTCGAAGCATTCCGATTTATTCTGG GCCCTTCGCGGTTCCTCCTCGTCATTCGGAATAGTGACCACAATTCATACCAACACCTTTGCAGCACCTCCTTCTACTACTTCCTTTGAGTATCAATGGGATTTCAGTGTATCTGAAGCCGTAGCTGCGACGGCCGCCTTCCAAGCCTACGTTGTCTCACCTAACCTTCCGCAAGAAATGGGGTCGGAAATTGTCCTCGGTGCTGGCTCCTCCAAAGGGCGCATCTCATTTGGTTTGACGGGCGGATGGTACGCTCCGGCAGATCAATACGATGCTGCTCTTCAGCCGTACCTCAAAAATTTGCCAAAGCCGCAAAGTGCTACGGTGATCAATGGAAGTTATATTGATAGCGTACAGTTCTTCGGTGGAATTGGACGACTCAATACGACGGGAATTCCTGATGGACATGATACTTTCTACGCAAAATCTCTAATGACACCCGAAAGCGCCCCAATGTCAAACAAATCTCTCACCGCATTTTACACATATCTCGCAAATGAAGGTTTCACGGCTAATACGGCAAGTTTACAAAATTAA
- a CDS encoding Xylooligosaccharide oxidase → MRSHQPLYFGINISPARRSSKNRGCIHPASGDLISELTSSGNITVLTPASQNYANASTAFNLRFTLNPAAVTFPTTPQQISTILSLTTKYNHQAVARSGGHSYIANGLGGKDGVVVVDMSNFRAVTVDPETNVASIGVGNRLGDVALALNTYGRALPHGTCPYVGLGGHSGHGGYGFTSRKWGLTLDTIVAIDVVLANGAILNGVSNSKFPDLFWALRGSSSSFGIVTTIHTNTFAAPPSTTVFSYRWDLNISEAVSATMAYQSYVVSPDFPQEMGSEIVLRAGSTQGRVSFRLTGGWYAPPEQYDAVIQPYLTQLPSPQTATVHNETYIGSVEFFGGLGRLNTTGIPDAHDTFYAKSLMIPESVPFSNESLTAFYTYLANDAFTANTNWFAEIELYGGTNSAINNVPFDATAFGHRDTMFTMQFYTSAIGGVPPFPVEGFGLLDDMVATIVDNNPRGREYGAYANYIDNRLEDWQLKYYASHYPKLRNIKRKYDPHDTFDFPLSIQE, encoded by the exons ATGCGTTCACATCAACCCTTGTATTTTGGAATAAACATCAGCCCTGCCCGCCGGTCCTCAAAGAATCGAGGATG TATCCATCCTGCTAGTGGAGACCTCATATCTGAACTCACCTCGAGCGGGAATATTACCGTACTCACACCCGCGAGCCAGAATTATGCCAATGCAAGCACAGCAT TCAACCTGAGATTCACGCTTAACCCAGCTGCCGTTACCTTTCCTACCACTCCCCAGCAAATATCGACCATCTTGTCATTAACTACCAAGTATAATCACCAAGCTGTTGCTCGATCCGGAGGTCACAGCTACATTGCCAATGGTCTTGGTGGCAAAGATggagtcgtcgtcgtcgatatgAGTAATTTCAGAGCTGTAACGGTGGATCCCGAGACCAATGTGGCAAGCATTGGAGTAGGGAATCGACTAGGAGACGTCGCTTTGGCGTTGAACACATACGGGAGAGCATTGCCGCATGGGACTTGCCCATATGTAGGTCTTGGTGGGCATTCCG GCCACGGTGGATATGGATTCACCTCACGAAAATGGGGTCTTACTTTGGATACAATCGTAGCCATTGATGTTGTGCTTGCGAATGGAGCAATTCTCAACGGTGTCTCCAACTCAAAGTTCCCTGATTTATTTTGG GCCCTTCGTggttcatcttcttcgttcGGCATAGTTACCACAATTCACACCAACACATTTGCCGCACCTCCATCGACCACTGTCTTCTCATACAGGTGGGACCTTAACATTTCGGAAGCCGTGTCAGCTACCATGGCGTATCAATCCTACGTTGTATCGCCAGATTTTCCGCAGGAAATGGGATCAGAGATTGTTCTCCGTGCAGGATCGACCCAGGGGCGCGTCTCATTCCGATTGACTGGTGGATGGTACGCTCCGCCGGAGCAGTACGACGCCGTCATCCAACCCTACTTAACGCAGCTACCGAGTCCACAAACCGCTACAGTACATAATGAGACCTATATCGGCAGTGTAGAGTTCTTTGGTGGACTGGGGAGGCTTAATACGACAGGGATTCCTGATGCGCATGATACATTCTACGCCAAATCTCTTATGATTCCCGAAAGCGTGCCATTTTCAAACGAATCTCTCACTGCGTTTTATACATATCTTGCCAATGACGCCTTTACAGCAAATACG AACTGGTTTGCCGAGATTGAGCTTTACGGTGGCACAAACTCAGCCATCAACAATGTCCCTTTCGACGCGACAGCGTTTGGACATCGAGACACTATGTTCACGATGCAGTTCTATACGTCTGCGATTGGTGGAGTGCCGCCGTTTCCAGTCGAAGGATTTGGCTTGCTTGATG ATATGGTGGCCACCATCGTCGACAACAACCCTAGGGGGCGGGAGTATGGAGCATATGCAAACTACATTGATAATAGACTTGAAGACT GGCAACTCAAATATTACGCATCTCATTATCCTAAGCTTAGGAATATCAAAAGGAAATACGACCCCCATGACACATTCGACTTTCCGCTTTCCATTCAGGAGTGA
- a CDS encoding Indole-3-pyruvate monooxygenase YUCCA1 has protein sequence MATDFPAAPLPTLDHLGVSSVSLDVDAKKIANDWLASFSAAATQGDVDAIISLLLPDAFWRDMLALTWNLRTFSGKQKISKFLTDRLGLSKLHDFKIRQELVGLQQPYPDLVWISLMFDFMTGVGGASGIARLVPTPNGEWKAHVVFTNLENLTGFPEKSGPLRDQDPNHGRWESERQREVEFLDKDPTVLIIGAGQSGLEVAARLKVLDVSALIIDKNPRVGDNWRNRYEALCLHDPVWYDHMPFIPFPATWPVYAPAKKLANWLEFYADAMELNVWTSANITETVQDPSTNKWKVTIKRQDGTERKLVVNHIVFCTGLSGPTPNTPVYPGMDTFKGQILHSSQHKRALDHAGKKVIIVGACTSAHDIAVDYYDHGVGGYCEGGPPADIVDRMSASFPHHMAVGLNQRAAKQIADLDKDLLDSLHKVGFRTNMGILDTGFGLLAWSKAGGYYLDTGASKLIADGKIKLKSDSQISHFTETGLKFENGTELAADVVIFATGLGDCKEHVARVCGEEVAKKCKPIWGLDKEGELNGTWKGLGVPGLWYMMGNLALCRFHSTHLTLQIKAIEEGIFGTRYEAD, from the exons ATGGCAACTGACTTCCCTGCTGCACCGCTCCCCACGCTCGACCACCTTGGTGTTTCGTCCGTCTCACTAGACGTAGATGCCAAAAAGATTGCCAATGATTGGTTGGCTTCGTTCTCCGCGGCTGCGACTCAAGGCGATGTCGACGCGATAATCTCTCTACTCCTCCCTGACGCCTTTTGGCGCGACATGCTCGCTCTAACCTGGAATTTGCGTACCTTTTCAGGCAAACAAAAAATTTCCAAGTTCCTCACTGACCGCCTCGGATTGTCGAAGCTGCACGACTTCAAGATCCGTCAAGAACTCGTAGGCCTGCAGCAGCCCTACCCAGATCTGGTGTGGATAAGCCTTATGTTCGATTTCATGACCGGCGTCGGTGGAGCATCCGGCATTGCTCGATTGGTTCCCACCCCAAATGGAGAGTGGAAGGCGCATGTTGTATTCACGAACCTGGAGAATTTGACGGGCTTCCCTGAAAAGTCAGGTCCCTTGAGGGATCAGGACCCCAATCATGGAAGGTGGGAGTCAGAGCGCCAGCGCGAAGTGGAATTTTTGGACAAAGACCCCACTGTCCTCATTATCGGGGCAGGACAAAGTGGACTGGAAGTGGCAGCTAGGCTCAAGGTTTTAGACGTGTCGGCGTTAATCATTGACAAGAACCCAAGGGTTGGCGACAATTGGCGAAACAGATATGAAGCATTATGCTTACATGACCCAGTCT GGTATGATCACATGCCATTTATACC ATTCCCTGCGACTTGGCCAGTTTACGCTCCAGCTAAAAAA CTTGCAAATTGGCTGGAGTTCTATGCAGATGCAATGGAATTGAATGTTTGGACATCGGCTAATATTACGGAAACTGTTCAAGACCCGAGTACCAATAAATGGAAGGTGACGATTAAACGCCAGGATGGTACCGAGAGGAAGCTAGTAGTGAATCACATCGTATTCTGTACGGGATTGAGTGGTCCTACCCCAAACACACCCGTGTACCCGGGAATG GACACATTCAAGGGACAGATTCTCCATTCGAGTCAGCACAAGCGTGCTTTGGATCACGCAGGAAAGAAGGTGATAATTGTAGGCGCTTGTACCTCAG CTCATGATATTGCCGTGGATTACTACGACCATGGTGTCG GAGGATACTGTGAAGGCGGGCCTCCCGCCGATATTGTGGATCGCATGTCTGCGTCTTTCCCACACCATATGGCTGTTGGTCTGAACCAGCGAGCTGCAAAACAGATAGCGGATCTGGATAA GGACCTTCTCGACTCCCTGCACAAGGTCGGATTCCGGACCAATATGGGCATTCTAGATACCGGATTCGGACTTCTAGCCTGGAGCAAGGCTGGAGGCTACTACCTTG ATACTGGCGCAAGCAAGCTTATCGCAGACGGAAAAATCAAGCTAAAATCAGATAGCCAAATTTCTCACTTCACGGAGACTGGCCTCAAGTTTGAAAATGGAACAGAATTAGCGGCCGATGTGGTGATATTCGCCACCGG ACTTGGGGACTGTAAGGAGCACGTCGCCAGGGTCTGTGGGGAAGAAGTCGCCAAAAAATGCAAGCCGATATGGGGTCTTGATAAAGAGGGGGAGCTAAACGGGACGTGGAAAGGCCTCGGTGTTCCGGGGCTGTGGTATATGATGG GTAACCTTGCGTTATGCAGGTTCCATTCTACCCACTTGACTCTCC AAATTAAGGCAATCGAAGAAGGCATCTTCGGAACTCGTTACGAGGCTGATTAA
- a CDS encoding Tyrosinase, which produces MSPSANSTLLEWSVRVRCDEHEIGGSLSVFIFLSNTVPPNPDEWLFERSFAGTFDLFTSSSYGQARGQASGEAYATNIAKGFIHINRKYLELTRQSSLEPEIVVPYLKQHLSWGADGKVVQLERFTSLEVTVLCTPLELPIGADYPIEGEPKVYPEITRGRLGGDKSGA; this is translated from the exons ATGTCGCCATCAGCCAACTCAACCCTGCTCGAATGGAGCGTCCGAGTTCGATGCGATGAACACGAAATTGGTGGAAGCCTCTCAgttttcatcttcctctccaACACCGTCCCCCCAAACCCCGATGAATGGCTATTTGAGCGGAGTTTCGCAGGGACATTTGacctcttcacctcttccTCCTATGGGCAAGCAAGAGGGCAGGCATCTGGCGAAGCATATGCAACGAACATCGCCAAGGGTTTCATTCACATAAATCGAAAGTACCTCGAGCTTACCCGACAGAGCTCGCTCGAACCCGAAATTGTAGTCCCGTATCTGAAGCAACACCTTAGTTGGGGT GCGGACGGAAAGGTTGTGCAACTGGAACGTTTCACATCCCTTGAAGTGACCGTGCTATGTACCCCGCTCGAGCTCCCTATCGGTGCAGACTACCCTATAGAAGGTGAACCAAAGGTCTATCCTGAAATCACGCGGGGCCGATTAGGTGGTGACAAAAGTGGTGCCTGA
- a CDS encoding Oxidase ustYa, whose protein sequence is MISTRAKSLLAAIALFNVSLAFWNGAKTLVSRDKKEPYSYIGADFPFVHPSLPISYASLTYQESIWPRFNSTDKNEAAFWRTLTDQPKGMGRIHLGEHKRALLFTFYHQFHCIFQLQRALQDRTDAIATLEHVNHCFQYLRQTLLCSASDTLEMGDFMKRNFDTDPIGPESVCINWEIVFGDIDQRWDDSRQWLELWN, encoded by the exons ATGATTTCCACACGAGCAAAATCACTCCTCGCTGCAATAGCACTGTTTAATGTGTCCTTAGCATTTTGGAATGGCGCAAAGACGTTGGTATCCCGAGACAAAAAAG AACCTTATTCATACATCGGAGCCGATTTTCCATTTGTTCACCCATCGCTTCCTATATCCTATGCTTCCTTGACGTACCAGGAGAGCATTTGGCCAAGGTTCAACTCCACGGACAAAAATGAAGCAGCGTTCTGGCGTACTCTGACCGACCAGCCAAAGGGAATGGGGAGGATACACCTAGGAGAGCATAAACGGGCTCTCCTGTTTACATTCTACCATCAGTTTCACTGCATCTTTCAACTCCAGCGCGCTCTTCAAGACAGGACTGACGCGATCGCAACGCTGGAACACGTTAATCATTGCTTCCAATATTTGCGTCAAACGTTGCTCTGTTCGGCTTCAGATACTTTGGAGATGGGCGATTTCATGAAGCGAAACTTTGATACGGATCCAATTGGACCCGAATCAGTGTGTATCAACTGGGAGATAGTGTTTGGTGACATCGATCAGCGCTGGGATGACTCCAGGCAGTGGTTGGAATTATGGAATTGA
- a CDS encoding Conserved oligomeric Golgi complex subunit 3, whose translation MASSSFSSNMRRGTTPASLALSTSNLSDNNNTSGISINISNSGAASTSTSTANQGQRANVSLEEWERNTPLTELQLRSVNRLMKWNEERRERDVPLKFASEPEPGTPTHIAHRLLQKDGSTGSPISRSSTPNATLYRPEHALLHPSQPVQTAQQFYDWYALIDRSVAHSQEAHYRAHVATLSSHLEVCDLLLDRISEVDTEVDRMMEGWRGVEDGGRSLKDACERLLEERDRLVEIVEDIQGHLEYFQELEHATRMLNHPGESLIFQTDFLYMVERVDICIDFLKSHRHYREAEVYLLRFQQCMTRAMTLIKMNFVGSLRALSSEISKRLSEDPSPTAQHHLLYTRFRSISTRVAPLLGELERRAQAYPDELSALLAECHTAYLATRKALLVPRVMEEIRGLDPGRSELVELTREGCGYLKALCGDEWVLYREFFSTGETALYQYLETLCDLLYDDLRPRILHEPRLTVLCEVCTVLQALMVLDTTSVPASASSATSTTRDSSSSGDSSDSEDESSSQSTQRRRRRRSDELTLPPSPTPSHLSHTHASKPNTARISKRLHIATLLRMVLQDAQTRLFFKAQAVIQSEIRYFVPGKEDVDGWPGILVSTANRQQNPAELSEKQSTNQIFKYKDGRNNEETWYPTLRKTVWVLGQLRDFVKPAIFDDIAQEALTFCRLSLIHASELIAASTTATTPSPSSPGASNSNRKLDGALFLVRHILILKEVYMSLEEVRMREEGSHSSAVRTPATGMGMGSGMASLGSARALDFGVTETLTNMLSKTTSLLPEGLFASLGVSRGGGADGEGGMRGVKLDIDHALRKACEDTIEACAGPVCAILDTWTDKQNVTVASSARPLPTSIATSSSGSSSSTSGAGNASTGTAAAGTVTPDEDLGGMHTRFAESVQRDLRGNVARIRLYLSDVDVDPNADGRDQDRGEGVHRDGRTARILIDHVLERVGECYERWGEAVLAFAGENRTQKKVEVMSRPRVREMLRDVASMKYVVLFFFLSSDVKRTSQIDL comes from the exons atggcatcgtcgtcgttcTCGAGCAACATGAGACGCGGGACGACGCCCGCGTCGCTTGCGCTCTCCACATCGAATCTCagcgacaacaacaacaccagtGGAATTAGCATCAACATTTCCAACTCAGGTGCAGCATCTACATCAACCTCCACAGCTAACCAGGGGCAGAGGGCCAATGTCAGCTTGGAAGAATGGGAACGCAACACACCACTGACGGAGCTGCAGCTGCGTAGTGTGAACCGGCTGATGAAGTGGAATGAGGAGCGGCGGGAGAGAGACGTTCCGCTGAAG TTTGCCAGTGAACCTGAACCCGGGACACCCACTCACATTGCGCATAGACTCCTACAAAAAGATGGTTCAACAGGGAGCCCTATTTCTCGTTCATCTACCCCCAACGCCACATTATACCGCCCAGAACATGCGCTACTACACCCATCACAGCCGGTGCAGACCGCACAACAGTTCTATGACTGGTATGCGTTGATTGACCGGAGCGTCGCACACAGCCAAGAAGCGCACTACCGCGCGCATGTTGCCACCCTGAGCTCGCACTTGGAGGTGTGCGACCTTCTCCTCGATCGCATCAGTGAAGTAGACACGGAGGTGGACCGAATGATGGAGGGATGGCGCGGTGTCGAGGACGGTGGAAGGAGTTTGAAGGACGCATGTGAGCGGCTATTGGAGGAAAGGGATCGGTTGGTAGAGATTGTGGAAGATATTCAGGGGCATTTGGAGTATTTCCAGGAGCTAGAACACGCGACAAGGATGTTGAACCATCCGGGCGAGTCGCTTATCTTCCAGACTGACTTTTTGTATATGGTTGAGCGCGTCGACATATGCATCGATTTCCTCAAATCGCAT AGACATTATAGGGAGGCGGAGGTGTATCTACTACGCTTCCAACAATGCATGACGCGCGCAATGACGCTTATCAAAATGAACTTCGTGGGTTCATTGCGCGCGCTCTCCTCTGAGATATCAAAACGCCTATCTGAGGATCCGTCGCCGACTGCCCAGCACCACCTACTCTACACGCGCTTCCGGTCCATATCTACGCGTGTCGCACCATTGCTTGGTGAGCTTGAGCGCCGTGCTCAGGCGTACCCCGACGAGCTCTCCGCTTTGCTTGCGGAGTGCCACACTGCGTATCTGGCGACTCGCAAAGCGTTACTTGTGCCACGGGTGATGGAGGAAATTCGGGGCTTGGATCCGGGCAGGAGCGAGCTGGTGGAGCTGACGCGGGAGGGATGTGGATATTTGAAAGCCTTATGTGGGGATGAGTGGGTACTGTATCGGGAATTTTTCTCTACCGGAGAAACCGCGCTTTA CCAGTATCTGGAAACTCTGTGCGATCTATTGTACGACGACCTACGTCCTCGAATTCTGCACGAGCCGCGTTTGACAGTGTTGTGTGAAGTCTGCACGGTGTTGCAGGCGTTGATGGTGCTCGACACCACAAGCGTGCCAGCCTCTGCGTCAAGCGCGACTTCCACTACCAGAGATTCATCCTCCTCTGGCGATTCCTCAGATAGCGAAGACGAAAGTAGTTCCCAATCAACACAACGGCGGCGCCGTCGACGGTCCGACGAACTCACACTTCCCCCCTCCCCTACTCCCTCTCACCTTTCGCACACGCACGCCTCCAAGCCTAACACCGCACGCATATCCAAGCGATTGCACATCGCTACTTTGCTCAGGATGGTTCTGCAGGATGCGCAGACGCGGTTGTTCTTCAAGGCTCAGGCGGTGATTCAGAGCGAGATACGGTATTTTGTACCTGGgaaggaggatgtggatgggTGGCCTGGGATTTTGGTTT CCACAGCCAACCGCCAACAAAACCCTGCCGAGCTCAGCGAAAAGCAAAGTACGAACCAGATATTCAAGTACAAAGATGGCAGAAATAATGAGGAGACGTGGTACCCGACGCTAAGGAAGACAGTTTGGGTGTTAGGACAGTTGAGGGATTTCGTGAAG CCGGCGATATTTGATGATATCGCACAAGAAGCTCTGACGTTCTGCCGTCTCTCCCTCATCCATGCGTCGGAGCTCATCGCTGCCTCCACTACTGCCACAacaccctctccctcctcacCAGGGGCATCTAATAGCAATAGAAAGTTGGATGGGGCGTTGTTCCTTGTCAGACATATCCTCATTTTAAAGGAAGTGTATATGAGTTTGGAGGAAGTGCGGATGAGGGAGGAGGGTAGTCACAGTAGTGCGGTGCGAACACCAGCCActgggatggggatgggctCAGGTATGGCCAGCTTGGGCAGTGCGAGAGCTTTGGATTTCGGAGTCACTG AAACCTTGACCAACATGCTTAGCAAGACAACGTCGCTGCTCCCTGAAGGGTTGTTCGCCTCCTTGGGGGTGAGCAGGGGTGGCGGTGCGGATGGCGAGGGAGGGATGCGAGGTGTTAAGTTG GACATCGATCATGCACTCCGCAAAGCATGCGAAGACACGATTGAGGCCTGTGCAGGTCCCGTGTGTGCGATCCTGGATACATGGACTGATAAACAAAATGTCACTGTGGCTTCGAGTGCGAGGCCACTGCCGACGTCGATTGCTACTTCCTCCTCGGGTTCATCCTCGAGCACCTCTGGGGCGGGTAATGCATCGACAGGAACCGCGGCGGCGGGCACAGTTACACCAGATGAAGACCTAGGAGGGATGCATACCCGCTTTGCGGAGTCTGTGCAGCGAGATTTACGCGGTAATGTTGCGCGGATTCGGCTCTACCTTTCAGATGTCGACGTTGACCCCAACGCTGATGGAAGAGACCAAGATAGAGGTGAAGGTGTGCATAGAGATGGGAGGACGGCAAGGATTTTGATCGACCATGTGCTTGAGCGCGTTGGGGAGTGCTATGAGCGTTGGGGGGAAGCTGTTCTGGCTTTTGCGGGTGAGAATCGGACTCAGAAGAAGGTAGAGGTGATGAGTCGCCCGAGGGTGAGGGAGATGTTGAGGGATGTTGCTAGTATGAAG TACGtggttcttttctttttcttgagcAGCGACGTCAAGCGAACGTCTCAAATCGATCTTTAA